From the genome of Borrelia turicatae 91E135:
ACTTCTTAGTTGTGGCAGTGGGCAACAACCACAAGCTGGTAAGGATGGCGAGGCAGCTACAGGAGGAAGCAGTTTAAGTGAAGTCCTAATGGAAGTTGGAAGAAGTGCTGAAAATGCTTTTTATTCATTTATGGAACTAGTATCAGGTACCTTGGGATTAAGAGTAACTAAAGATACAACTAAGAATCAGGTAGGAGAATATTTTAACAGTCTAGGTGAAACACTTGGGAAAGCATCTGATGAATTAGAGCAAGTAGCAAAAAAGTCAGAAATAGATATTGATAAAGATGGCTTATTAAAGAAGGCAATTAGAGGCGCAGTTGATGCTGCTAAGGCTACTTTAAACACATTAAAAGGTCATTTAGATTCTTTAAAAGATATAGGTGATGCTAACAAGGTAGGTGAAGCAACAAGCAATCAAAGCGGAGTATCAGCAGATGAAAATGCATTAAAAGTAGCATATAAAGCATTGAAAGGAATAGTGGACACAGCCAAGACAGGAGGAGAAATTAAAGAACCAATTGCAAGTAATGTAACAGTAGCTCAAGCATCAATAGGAGGAACTGATGCAAAAAATGGAGCTAAGGTCTTAACAGCAGGTGCTGTGGCAGGAGGAACTGCGGGACCAGAAGCAGCATTAATAGTATCATCTGTGAGGGGAGAAGAAATATTAGCAGCGATTGTTAAATCAGCCGAAGGAGATGCGACTGGAACAATAGGGGGTAATGCAGATGGTTCAACAAGTGCACTAAAGTTTGCAAGAGGAGGAGCTACTGCAGCTAATTTAGCCCAAGATGCAGCGTTAACAGGTGCGGTGAGTGGAGGAATAGCACTACGCTCTTTGGTTAAAGATGGTAAATTAGCTTCACATAATGCGAATAGCGATGAAAAAGCAGTACAAGCAGCAGGAATAACAGCGGTAAATAAACTATTAGTAGCAGTAGAAGATCTAATTAAAAAGACAGTAAAGAATGTTCTTGAAAAAGCAAAAGGAAAGATAGATAAAGTAAGAGGTCCGCAAGAACCAGTTTCAGAATTAAGTAAGAAGCAATAAGGTAGATAGTTAGATTATTTAGTGATGAGAGTAGAAGGCATCTTAGATCTACATCTAAAGATTGCCTTCTATATTGTTGTAATTAAACTTGAGAAGTTAAATTGGCTTTTCTTAATCTAAAATTTCTTTCTTTGATTCATTAGTTAAGATAGGACATGGGTTTCAAGAGATTTTTGGCGTTTTTGGTAATGTTATTGAGAATGCATTTGGGTTTAATGCTGTTAAACTCGAAGACAATAGAAGTAAAGTTGGTGAACACTTTGATAAGATAAAAAAAGGTTTAGGTGATACTAAGGATAAATTAGATGGTTTAGCAAAAGACATAACCTCTACTCCTCATGCTGATACTACAGGAGTTGAGTCTACAATTAAAGGTGCTAGTGAGGTCTTTGAACGACTAATTGCTGCTCTAACTACACTTGCTGATACTGCTAAAGCAGCTGGCGATACTAATATTGGTGATGCTGCTACTGATAATAATGCTGTTGGTGCTGATGAAAATAGTGTAAAAGCGATAATTGACAGTGTAAAGGAAATTATTAAAGCAGCAGAGGAATCTGGAGTAAAGATTAATGTAGGAGATGCTGGTAATCAAATAGCTGCAGGTGCTGCTAATGCAGTAGAATCACTTGCAAGAACTGGTGCTGCTGCAGCTGCTAACTCTGGTCCTAAACTAGCGGCTGAAGTGTCTAAAGCTGATCCATGGGCTATGATTGATAAAATTAAAGATGCTAAGACTTCCACTGCTGCTCTTGTTCAAAATAATAACAATCATGAAGCTGGGTTACTAGCTGGTGGTACTATTGCT
Proteins encoded in this window:
- a CDS encoding variable large family protein, whose translation is MKHRLSERIKNFNITILISLFLLLSCGSGQQPQAGKDGEAATGGSSLSEVLMEVGRSAENAFYSFMELVSGTLGLRVTKDTTKNQVGEYFNSLGETLGKASDELEQVAKKSEIDIDKDGLLKKAIRGAVDAAKATLNTLKGHLDSLKDIGDANKVGEATSNQSGVSADENALKVAYKALKGIVDTAKTGGEIKEPIASNVTVAQASIGGTDAKNGAKVLTAGAVAGGTAGPEAALIVSSVRGEEILAAIVKSAEGDATGTIGGNADGSTSALKFARGGATAANLAQDAALTGAVSGGIALRSLVKDGKLASHNANSDEKAVQAAGITAVNKLLVAVEDLIKKTVKNVLEKAKGKIDKVRGPQEPVSELSKKQ